DNA sequence from the Candidatus Eisenbacteria bacterium genome:
CCGGCGAGCGAGGGAGTGTTTGAGCAAAGCCCGCCCTTGCCCCGGCCCGTTCCAACCAATCTTTCTCGGATGAATAGGAGGAACGGATGTTCCGTAAACTGGAGGACTTCGTCGGCGGTTACGGGCGGCTCGCCGAGTCGACCGGCCGCCTGATGGGCGCCCTCACCGACGAGAACCTGAGCCAACCGGTCGCCGACGGACACCGCACCCTCGGTCATGTGGCGTGGCACGTGGTCACGTCCGTGCCGGAGATGATGAACCGGGTCGGCCTCGGCATCGCCTCCGTGAACCCCGAGTCGCCCCCGCCATCGACGGCCGCGGAGATCCGCGACGCCCACGAGGCGGTGAACGCCGAACTGATCGAGAAGATCCGCGACGCATGGACCGACGAGACGCTCGAACGGGTCGACGAAATGTACGGCGAGACCTGGCCGCGCGGCCTCACCCTCACCATCCTGATCAACCATCAGATCCACCACCTCGGCCAGATGACCGTCCTCCTTCGCCAGGCGGGCGCGGAAGTGCCCGGCATCTTCGGACCCTCCAAGGAGGAATGGGCTCGTTACGGCATGGAGGCGCCCCCCTACTGAACGGAGAGCGGCGGGCGCCCGGAAATGAAAGGACGAGGGTAAGGCCCCGGCGGCGGGCAAAACCGAAAGAACGCTCAGCGAAAGAAAATGCGATAGAAGACACCGTAGCGGTTGACGAGGGAATACCCCTTCTCCGTGCCGAGGAGTCGCGCGGCGGGCATCCTTTTACGCTCTTGAAAATCGTTATAGAGGATCTCCCCGGTCTCGTCGTTGCAACCGACCAAAAGGAGGAAGTGGTCGCAGGGCCAGTCCGGAAACCGATCCGGATAGATCTTCACGCCGACGAGGACGGGGCGGCGGGCGCGGAGCTCCGCGAGGATCTCCTCGAGGTGCGCCTCCCAGCTCTCCGGGCCGGGAGACGGACGGTGCAGGAGATTTCGAATCCAGTCCCGTATGTAGGGAGGGCCGAATAAAGCTTTATAGCCGTAATTATGGTCGTTGTCGATCCCATAGCGCTCCAGCGCGTCGTCCAGTTCGTAGGCGTGCAGCCCGCGTCCCGGCGCGCCTCCCGCCCGGTTGATCGCGAACTGAGTGGCCTCGACCGCGCGCGCGCGGAGAATCGACCAGATACACGCCTCGCCGCAGCTCCCCTCGGCGATCTCCATTCTGTGGGGAGGCGGCTGGTGCCCGGGAACCGCGCGGTCCCCCGGAACGCCCTCGCCCGCGAATCGGTAGCCGTCCGGACCGACCGCCTCGGCGGGACGGGGACCGGACTCGGCGGCTCGATAGAACGATTCCGCCCTCTCCGGATCGATCGGAACACCCTCCCCCGCGGCGTACAGATCTCCGAGCATGTAGGCCGCGGCGGTGTTCCCCGCACCGGCGGCCTCTTGCAACAGGCCGACACCGGCGTCCCGGTCCGGCTCCGCGCCGATCCCGTGAAAAAGACGGTACCCCAATAAATAGAGGGCGCGTGGGTGGCCCGCCGCCGCCGCCGGCCGATACCGGCGGTTCGCCTCCTCCTGATCCTCCGGAACGGCGTTCCCCCATGCGTAAAGATTCCCCAATTCGAGCGCCGCATCCGGGTCCCCTTCCTCGGCCCCTTTCCGAAGAGCGGGGAGGGCGCGCGCGTACAACTCCGCGGCGAGCGCCGAATCGCGGGGAACGGCCCGGCCCCTCTCGACCAGCGCGGCGAGATGGACCATCCCGACAGGATCGCCGGCGTCGGCGGCGCTTCGCAGGAATTCGCCCGCGGCGGCGTAGTCATTCGCCGCCCCGTCGCCGAGACGGAGGCGGGCGCCGAGAAGGGCGAGGGAGCGCGCGTCGCCCCCTTCGGCCGCCGCGTAGAGTTTCGGAAGAGGAGCGTTCCAACGGAGAAGGGAATCCGCACCGGCGGAGGGACGCGCCGCCGCGAGAAGAACGGCGGCGAGGACGACGAACGAGGGGGCGCGGACACGACGGTTCATGGCGAAAACGTAACACACGGCAGCATCCGGATCCATACGACGGCCCGCCCCGCGAAGCGGGCGCCTACCCGCGCGCCCGGCCGGTGCGGATCCAGCGCGCCCAGTCCGGGCGGCCGTTCCGCTCGGCGGCGCGGGCCGCCGCTTCCCGGTCGTAGGGGACGGACACCGCCCGGGCCGCCCACTCCCCTCCGTCCCGCTCCAGAATCGCGTACCGCGCTTCCGGCGACCCCGCCTCCATCACGTGCGGATAAGGGTGGTCGTCTTCGAAGGCGGGGCAGCCGACGCTCCCCGGATTCACCACGAGGCGACCGTTGGGAAGGGGGACGATCCCGGGAAGATGGTCGTGGGCGCAGAGGACCACGGGAGATTCCCCGCCGCCGAGGAGGGCGTCGATCTCCTCCGGTCGCCGGAGCCGGACACCGGCGGCGGAGACCTCCCGCAGGAGATAGGCGTCGTCCCGCGCGGGCGTGCCGTGGCAGAGGAAAAATGCGTCGAAGGCGACGGCGGCCGGCGGCAGCGATTCCAGCCACGCGAGATGGGCCGGTCCGAGCACGGACCGCGTGAAGTCGAGTGTCGGCGAGGACGCCGCTCCCGGTCGTCGTTCCGTCACGATTCGATCCTCGTTCCCCCGCACCGTCGGCGCGTCGAGGGAGAGGAGAAGATCGGCGGTTCCCTCCGGGTCGAGCGGACCGTAAAGCGAGTCCCCCAGATTCACGAAACGGAACACGCCGCGGCGGGCGGCGTCGGCGAGCACCGCCTCGAGCGCCCACCGGTTTCCATGCACGTCCGCCAGCACCGCCGTCGTCTTCACCGCCGTCACTCCTCTTTCTCCGATTCGCCGGCGGTGCGTTCTTCTTCATCCGCACCGCCCCGGGGCCGGAACGAGGCGATGGGACCGATCGTCTTGCGCAGGAGGATTTCCGCATGGCCCGGCACGATGTAGTCGTCCAGCGTTCCGACCTCGCGGTAGCCGAGGCGCTCGTAGAGACGGCGCGCGCCCGGGTTGAAAGAGGAGACGCAGACGAAGACGTTCGGCGACTCGCGGAGGATGCGCTCCTCGGCGAACCGAAGAAGCCGCGTGCCGATCCCGCGCCCCCGGAGCGCCGGCTCGACGACCAGGCTCTGCAGATAGCCGACGAACGCTCCCCGGAGGACCAGGACGGCGAAGCCGACGGGACGGCCGTCGGCGCGCGCGACCCACACCTCGCGGTCCGGCGAGCGAAGCAGGGCGAGGCATCCCTCGTATCCGCGGCGGAGCGTGATCCAGGGCTCGCTCTCCGCCATCATGCGCGCGCAGGCCTCCGTCTCCCGGGCGCCCTCCAACCGTTCGATCCGGATCTCCGGCGCCGCGCGTCCCCTCTTCTCCATTATTCCCCCAGAGCGAAAGCGGCGAGCCGGTCGCCGTAGAAAAGGGGCGCCACGACGAGGGTTCGTTCCGGGTCGTAGCCGAAATCGGCAAGGAAATCCCCGATGACGCTGGTGTCGATCAGCTTCTCCACCTTCCCCTCCGGATCGATCCGAAAGAGCCGTCCTTCCCAATGCGAGACGAGGAGATTCCCCTTCCCGTCCGGGACGAGCCCGTCGATGATCCCCGAAGAGAGGCGCGCCCGGACGCGGATCTCCCCTGTCGCCGTGTCCACCGCCTTCACCGTACCGTCGCCGCTGTTGCCGACGAAGAGCACCCCGCCGGCGGCGCAGAGGCCGTTCGGGTCGTCGATGGGCGCGCCCTCGAGCCACACGTCCGCCTCACCGCCCCGCACCCGGTAAATCCGGTCCAGCCGGTTGTCGGAGACGTAAAGAACGCCGTCGCCGTCGACGGTCACGTCGTTGGGGAAGCTCCCCTCGGGGAAGGGGACGCGGCTCAGGATCTCGCCGGAATTCACGTCGATCTCCGCGAGGGTCGTCCTCTCCACCACCCAGAGACGATCCCCCCGGAGCGCCATGCCGGTCGGGTTCGCCAATCCGCCGACCCAGGCCGCGTCGAGCGCCTCCCCATTCGGTCCGATCCGGGAGAGGGTCTGCGATCCCCGGGGGCCGAGGGCGCCCGCGGCATCATAGTTCGACACATAAAAGACCCCGCGCCGCCCATCCCAGAGGACCGCCTCGGGCATGGAATAGGCCTTGCCCGTCTCCCAAGCGCGGCGGGCGCCGCCGGCGAGAAGAACCGCGTCGGCGTCCTGCATGCCGAAAGCCCATCCGCCGAAGGACTCGCCCACCAACAGCAAAAGCTCGTTCTCTCCCTCCCGGAGCGGCAGGAAGAGATGGTCGAAAAAGCCGACCACGCCGAGGAAGCTCCGGTCCCGGCTCTGGTAGGCGCTGTTCCCGAAGTAGAGAGGCCGGCCGTTCAGGAAGACGGCGACGATGTCGCTGTAGGCGAGGCGGTACTCCATCGTCTCCGCTTTTTCGGCGCGAAGAAAGGCGCGGGCGTAGACCCCGTCGGGCATCCGTCCCGTCCGGCCGGTGGTGCGGCCCACGTCCACGATCCCCCTCGCGTCGGCCGACGCCGGCCGCCACTCCAGGGGCGCCAAATCCTGCGCGTCCGGGTGGGCCTCCATGTCCACCGAGGCGAGAGGGAAGGCGCGGGATATCTCCCACTCTCCGATGAATCCGGGCGGGACGTCCTCCGGCGGGAGAGGATCGAAGGCGAGATCGCTTGTCTCACGATAGCGGAAATCGGCGAAACAGCAGGCGCCGTTCGGGTCCCCCTCGAGACCGAGGGCGCCGCGGGAGATCCCGTTCCCGAGCTTCGGCACCTCCAGGACCGGCCGGTCCATGTCGCCGTAAAACACGCGCGCCCGTTCCCCCTTCACCTCGATCCGGA
Encoded proteins:
- a CDS encoding DinB family protein, with amino-acid sequence MFRKLEDFVGGYGRLAESTGRLMGALTDENLSQPVADGHRTLGHVAWHVVTSVPEMMNRVGLGIASVNPESPPPSTAAEIRDAHEAVNAELIEKIRDAWTDETLERVDEMYGETWPRGLTLTILINHQIHHLGQMTVLLRQAGAEVPGIFGPSKEEWARYGMEAPPY
- a CDS encoding sel1 repeat family protein, translated to MCYVFAMNRRVRAPSFVVLAAVLLAAARPSAGADSLLRWNAPLPKLYAAAEGGDARSLALLGARLRLGDGAANDYAAAGEFLRSAADAGDPVGMVHLAALVERGRAVPRDSALAAELYARALPALRKGAEEGDPDAALELGNLYAWGNAVPEDQEEANRRYRPAAAAGHPRALYLLGYRLFHGIGAEPDRDAGVGLLQEAAGAGNTAAAYMLGDLYAAGEGVPIDPERAESFYRAAESGPRPAEAVGPDGYRFAGEGVPGDRAVPGHQPPPHRMEIAEGSCGEACIWSILRARAVEATQFAINRAGGAPGRGLHAYELDDALERYGIDNDHNYGYKALFGPPYIRDWIRNLLHRPSPGPESWEAHLEEILAELRARRPVLVGVKIYPDRFPDWPCDHFLLLVGCNDETGEILYNDFQERKRMPAARLLGTEKGYSLVNRYGVFYRIFFR
- a CDS encoding metallophosphoesterase family protein, which gives rise to MKTTAVLADVHGNRWALEAVLADAARRGVFRFVNLGDSLYGPLDPEGTADLLLSLDAPTVRGNEDRIVTERRPGAASSPTLDFTRSVLGPAHLAWLESLPPAAVAFDAFFLCHGTPARDDAYLLREVSAAGVRLRRPEEIDALLGGGESPVVLCAHDHLPGIVPLPNGRLVVNPGSVGCPAFEDDHPYPHVMEAGSPEARYAILERDGGEWAARAVSVPYDREAAARAAERNGRPDWARWIRTGRARG
- a CDS encoding GNAT family N-acetyltransferase, translating into MEKRGRAAPEIRIERLEGARETEACARMMAESEPWITLRRGYEGCLALLRSPDREVWVARADGRPVGFAVLVLRGAFVGYLQSLVVEPALRGRGIGTRLLRFAEERILRESPNVFVCVSSFNPGARRLYERLGYREVGTLDDYIVPGHAEILLRKTIGPIASFRPRGGADEEERTAGESEKEE
- a CDS encoding SMP-30/gluconolactonase/LRE family protein: MNRCLTPARALAALLLLSLAASAGRAEMTPVDFESGRWDLTRARVFERDGRKCLSGSALLGDADFADGVIEVDVLVARERNYPGVNFRIQSPTDHEKVYLRPHRFRFYPDAVQYCPSTNGIASWQIYNGDGATAGTDQPYEEWITLRIEVKGERARVFYGDMDRPVLEVPKLGNGISRGALGLEGDPNGACCFADFRYRETSDLAFDPLPPEDVPPGFIGEWEISRAFPLASVDMEAHPDAQDLAPLEWRPASADARGIVDVGRTTGRTGRMPDGVYARAFLRAEKAETMEYRLAYSDIVAVFLNGRPLYFGNSAYQSRDRSFLGVVGFFDHLFLPLREGENELLLLVGESFGGWAFGMQDADAVLLAGGARRAWETGKAYSMPEAVLWDGRRGVFYVSNYDAAGALGPRGSQTLSRIGPNGEALDAAWVGGLANPTGMALRGDRLWVVERTTLAEIDVNSGEILSRVPFPEGSFPNDVTVDGDGVLYVSDNRLDRIYRVRGGEADVWLEGAPIDDPNGLCAAGGVLFVGNSGDGTVKAVDTATGEIRVRARLSSGIIDGLVPDGKGNLLVSHWEGRLFRIDPEGKVEKLIDTSVIGDFLADFGYDPERTLVVAPLFYGDRLAAFALGE